The genomic region GCTACGACGCGCTCGTGTCCCGCCATCGACTCGATCCTGGAGAGGGTGCGTTCGTCGACCGACGCGGCTTCGTGCGGGTGTATGCCGACCGACGCGTAGATGAAATCGTACCGCTCGGCGAGGTCGATGGCCGCGCGGCTGGTCTCCAGGTTGAAGCCGACGTTGATGATGAAGCTGACACCCGCGGCCCGCGCACGAACGATGACGTCGGAGCGGTCCGCGTCGTAGTCCTCGAGATCGAGGTGCGCGTGCGTGTCCGCCAGAAGCGGCAGGTCCCCGGATACGGTGGTGTCGCGCTCGTCGCCCACTAGCTCACCTTCGTTCCAGGCGCGAGGTCGCGGTCCGGAACGAGCAGCGCGAGACCGTCGTCGCTCGATGCCGCGAGGAGCATCCCCTGCGACTCGACGCCTCGGATCGTCGCGGGCTCGAGGTTCGCGAGGACGACGATCGACTTGCCGACGAGCTCGTCCGGTGTGTACTGCTGGGCTATTCCGGCCACGATCTGGCGTTCCTCGCTCCCCAGGCTGATCTTCAGCCTGAGAAGCTTGTCGGTCTTCTCGACCCGCTCAGCCTCGAGGACGCGGGCGATCCGGATGTCCAGTCGCTTGAAGTCGTCGAAGTTCACCATCTCAGGCTCCTCTCCCGTCTCGTCGTCGGCGACGGCGGACGCGTCCTCCGTCGCCTCTTCCTCCGACGCGGTCATCACATCGAACCGGGCGGCGAGTTCCTCGTCCGTGTGCTTGGGGAAGACGGGCTCGCCCCGCTCGATGAAGATCTCCCGTGACCACCCGGAGCCCCACGACATCATGCCCTCCAGGGGCACTTCTCCGACACGGAACTCCGCTCCGATCGTCTCGAGGATCTTCTCACACTTCCCGGGCATGACGGGCCACGCGAGTACCGCGACCTGTCGGACCGCCTCGAAAACGTCGAAGAGAACCTGCGCCAGGCGTTCGTCGTCGCCGCTCTTCGCGAGCTCCCAGGGCTTCTCCTTCTCGATGTGACGATTGGCACGGCGGACGAGTTCCCACATCGCTGCGAGCGCGGCCTGCGGAGCGTAGCGGGAATAGTCGGTGACGGCCTGTCTCCACACCCTACCCGCCAGCTCCTCGAGCCCCTTGTCGGATGTATCGGAGAGATTCGTGAGCTTCCCGTCCAGGTACTTCGCGACCATCGCGGTCGCGCGGGAGACGAGATTACCGAGGTCGTTCGCCAGCTCAGAGTCGTACCGCGCCCGGAACTGCTCCCAGGTGAAATCAACGTCTCGCCCGTAGGTGCCCTCGCGCATCAGGAAGTAGCGGAGAGCCGAGGGGCCGAACATGTCGGCCGCCTCCAGGGGATCGACCGTCACGCCCCGACTCTTCGAGAGCTTCTGTCCCTTGAAGTAGACGAACCCGTGTCCGTAGATCCTCCGCGGAAGCTCGACGCCGGCGCTCATGAGCATCGCGGGCCATATGACGCAATGGAATCTCGTGATGTCCTTCCCGATGATGTGGACGTCGGCGGGCCACCATCTGGAGAACATCTCCTGGTCCTCGCCGAACCCGACGCCGGTCACATAGTTCGTGAGTGCATCGAGCCACACGTAGATGACCTGCGACTCGTCCATCGGGAGCGGCACGCCCCACTCGCTTCCGGCGCGCGTCACGCTGATATCCTCGAGGCCGCCCCGGATGAGCTGGACGATCTCGTTCCGCCTCGACTCCGGCTCGATGAACTCGGGGTGCTCCTCGATGTGCCTGAGTAGCGGCTCGGCGTACTTCGACAGCCGGAAGAAGTAGTTCTCCTCCTTGATCCACGACGGGCAGGTTCCGTGGGTCGGGCAGTTGCCGTCCTCGAGGTCCTTCTCCTGCAGGAAAGCCTCGCACGACTCGCAGTAATAGCCCTCGTAGTGCCCCTGGTAGATGTCGTGTTCGAGCGCGCGGAAGAGGTGCCCGAGCCTGCGAATGTGGTCCTCGTCGGTGGTGCGGATG from Candidatus Effluviviaceae Genus V sp. harbors:
- the metG gene encoding methionine--tRNA ligase, which gives rise to MADTYYITTAIDYVNSTPHIGTAYEKISADVFARFHRLLGEDVYFQIGNDEHSLNVLRAARERGLDPKTYCDQMEGVFRDIWENLEIRFDRFIRTTDEDHIRRLGHLFRALEHDIYQGHYEGYYCESCEAFLQEKDLEDGNCPTHGTCPSWIKEENYFFRLSKYAEPLLRHIEEHPEFIEPESRRNEIVQLIRGGLEDISVTRAGSEWGVPLPMDESQVIYVWLDALTNYVTGVGFGEDQEMFSRWWPADVHIIGKDITRFHCVIWPAMLMSAGVELPRRIYGHGFVYFKGQKLSKSRGVTVDPLEAADMFGPSALRYFLMREGTYGRDVDFTWEQFRARYDSELANDLGNLVSRATAMVAKYLDGKLTNLSDTSDKGLEELAGRVWRQAVTDYSRYAPQAALAAMWELVRRANRHIEKEKPWELAKSGDDERLAQVLFDVFEAVRQVAVLAWPVMPGKCEKILETIGAEFRVGEVPLEGMMSWGSGWSREIFIERGEPVFPKHTDEELAARFDVMTASEEEATEDASAVADDETGEEPEMVNFDDFKRLDIRIARVLEAERVEKTDKLLRLKISLGSEERQIVAGIAQQYTPDELVGKSIVVLANLEPATIRGVESQGMLLAASSDDGLALLVPDRDLAPGTKVS